One genomic segment of Coffea arabica cultivar ET-39 chromosome 6e, Coffea Arabica ET-39 HiFi, whole genome shotgun sequence includes these proteins:
- the LOC113695731 gene encoding U11/U12 small nuclear ribonucleoprotein 59 kDa protein, with translation MNPMIPGPFNPTAPPNWAPVLPPFPPPSSAFWKSSNVRDCLKDLHDTVNLAKALGKELEMLIMMKNEEESSEGDSSIDRFHKLMEENRFDLDSQEMIALEAANALTSRLRVQLEPFRVVADVKAPWEEKSAAVKLSDKLRKYKRNKRWRKRKRMQVAENLAKEREQFDRIDKEADEWRAGEIAKEIAKRKVEKLKEIAKLKAKEEKKTLESELELMLIVEKLQELRSLRIQKLKKQGHFLPEEDDKFLERVRAAVEEEERQAMAAADTEAAKDAIATAEESRIQNRGPDSEKPSNNNKTVDMMVESEDRRDSTVVTGNASRPSGTEGQSSTVAYDSMANLPMEFYHYYYGSKTDMGTLIEVRRTWDAYIRPGGSRIPGHWVQPPPPSDETWASYLVKPK, from the exons ATGAATCCAATGATTCCGGGTCCATTCAACCCTACTGCGCCTCCGAATTGGGCTCCAGTGTTGCCGCCGTTTCCACCACCATCCAGTGCCTTCTGGAAAAGCAGTAACGTCCGTGATTGCCTCAAAGATTTGCATGACACTGTTAATCTAGCTAAAGCATT GGGAAAGGAGTTAGAGATGTTGATTATGatgaaaaatgaggaagaatctAGTGAGGGTGATAGTTCAATTGACAGGTTTCATAAGTTGATGGAGGAGAATAGGTTTGATTTAGATTCTCAAGAAATGATAGCATTGGAAGCTGCTAATGCTTTAACATCAAGATTGAGAGTTCAGCTTGAACCATTTAGAGTTGTAGCTGATGTGAAAGCTCCGTGGGAGGAAAAATCTGCTGCGGTAAAACTGTCAGATAAATTGCGCAAGTATAAGAGGAATAAGCGTTGGCGGAAAAGAAAGAGGATGCAGGTTGCTGAGAACCTGGCAAAG GAGCGTGAGCAATTTGACCGGATTGACAAAGAAGCTGATGAGTGGAGGGCTGGAGAGATTGCAAAGGAAATTGCTAAGCGTAAG GTAGAAAAGCTGAAGGAAATTGCAAAACTTAAggcaaaagaagagaagaaaacatTAGAGTCTGAG cttgagCTGATGCTGATCGTGGAGAAGCTGCAAGAGTTGCGGTCCCTTAGGATCCAAAAACTGAAAAAACAAG GTCATTTTCTCCCCGAAGAGGATGACAAGTTTCTTGAAAGAGTTAGAGCTGCTGTTGAGGAAGAGGAGCGACAAGCTATGGCTGCAGCAGATACAGAAGCTGCAAAAGATGCTATTGCAACTGCCGAGGAATCTAGAATTCAAAATCGTGGACCTGACTCTGAAAAACCAAGCAATAACAACAAAACTGTAGACATGATGGTGGAAAGTGAAGATAGAAGAGATTCAACTGTAGTCACTGGCAATGCCTCCAGACCAAGTGGAACAGAAGGACAAAGTTCGACTGTTGCATATGATTCTATGGCAAACTTGCCAATGGAATTTTATCACTACTACTACGGCAGCAAAACTGATATGGGCACCCTCATTGAA GTTAGGAGAACATGGGATGCATACATCAGACCTGGTGGAAG CCGAATACCAGGGCACTGGGTTCAGCCGCCTCCCCCATCAGATGAAACATGGGCATCCTACCTGGtgaaacctaaatga